Proteins encoded in a region of the uncultured Paludibaculum sp. genome:
- a CDS encoding ferredoxin family protein yields MAYVITETCTKDNHCIDACPVNCIHPTPDEPGYEETAQLFVNPGECIDCGACVPVCPTTSIYVLEELPGELAGFADKNAGFYN; encoded by the coding sequence ATGGCCTACGTCATCACCGAAACCTGTACCAAAGACAACCATTGCATCGACGCCTGTCCCGTGAACTGCATTCATCCGACCCCCGACGAGCCGGGTTATGAGGAAACCGCCCAGTTGTTTGTGAACCCGGGCGAATGCATCGACTGCGGCGCCTGCGTGCCCGTTTGCCCCACGACCTCGATCTACGTGTTGGAAGAACTGCCCGGCGAACTGGCCGGCTTCGCGGACAAGAACGCGGGCTTCTACAACTAA
- a CDS encoding oligopeptide transporter, OPT family: protein MANPQHQHKPFVPPDMKMAEFTLRAVLLGLVMTVILGAANAYLGLRAGQTIAATYPAAVIGMAVLRLFKGSILEENIARTVGSIGESVAAGAIFTIPAFVIVKAWTRFDSFEAYWQSSVLMLVGGTLGILFVTLLRRVMVEDPELPYPESSAAAEIHKAGQRGSDAAATLFQSMGIGGFTYLLGELKLFSASKDFLLNVGEIGKSTVKLGADRILNVGGVSKFSLPAVSPAYLGVGYIIGARLGALNFAGGLLAWGLMVPLLAYFLGPEIAKTLPAGSGIEEWDAISNQIWRNIVRPIAVGGMLVGASYTMFKMRKALASGIGRAVADLKKAGGQGEAQDRTQVDLSFRTVFLGLGATFAAMIALYNFFAGSIAAAIVAAVVMIILGFFFAAVSGNLVGIIGSSNNPISGLTLSTLIIAALMMVAIGVKGMTGVAAVLGVAAVVCVSSAVAGEMLQDLKVGHILGGTPRSMQLGDFIGIAVASLVLYFPLLLLHMGNIKEGGIGFGDAKLSAPQAGLMAMLSQGIVGGDMAWPLVVVGICMGLALILLQVKSPMLFSVGMYLPLETTFAIFVGGVIRWLMDEARDKKGFNDAQKARVENASVLIASGLIAGEALMGLVKAGFNIADKPLATIFSFFNQPPTAAGLIVLVLLALLMIRWPLTKAGDPNEPAPPTAIM, encoded by the coding sequence ATGGCTAACCCGCAACACCAACACAAGCCTTTTGTCCCACCGGACATGAAAATGGCGGAGTTCACACTCCGCGCAGTCCTCCTAGGTCTCGTCATGACTGTCATTCTCGGCGCCGCCAATGCCTACCTGGGATTGCGCGCCGGCCAGACCATTGCCGCCACGTACCCAGCGGCCGTGATCGGCATGGCAGTCCTGCGCCTCTTCAAGGGATCGATCCTCGAAGAGAACATCGCCCGTACCGTCGGCAGCATTGGCGAATCCGTCGCCGCCGGCGCCATCTTTACGATCCCCGCATTCGTCATCGTCAAGGCTTGGACCAGGTTCGACTCCTTTGAAGCCTACTGGCAGTCCAGCGTTCTGATGCTGGTGGGCGGCACTCTGGGCATCCTGTTCGTCACGCTGCTGCGGCGCGTGATGGTGGAAGACCCGGAACTACCCTACCCTGAATCGTCCGCCGCGGCCGAAATCCATAAGGCCGGACAGCGCGGCTCCGACGCGGCCGCGACGCTGTTCCAGTCCATGGGTATCGGTGGCTTCACCTATCTACTGGGTGAACTGAAGCTCTTCTCCGCCAGCAAGGACTTCCTGCTGAACGTGGGCGAGATCGGCAAGAGCACGGTTAAGCTCGGCGCCGACCGGATCCTCAACGTGGGCGGCGTCTCGAAGTTCTCGCTGCCCGCCGTCAGCCCGGCCTATTTGGGCGTGGGCTACATCATCGGCGCGCGCCTGGGCGCCCTGAACTTCGCGGGCGGCCTGCTGGCGTGGGGCCTGATGGTGCCACTGCTGGCGTACTTCCTGGGACCCGAGATCGCCAAGACCCTTCCAGCCGGCTCCGGCATTGAGGAATGGGACGCCATCTCCAACCAGATCTGGCGCAACATCGTGCGACCCATCGCCGTGGGCGGCATGCTGGTAGGCGCCAGCTACACGATGTTCAAAATGCGCAAGGCTCTCGCCAGCGGTATCGGCCGCGCGGTGGCCGACCTCAAAAAGGCCGGCGGACAGGGCGAGGCGCAGGATCGCACACAGGTCGATCTGAGCTTCAGGACCGTGTTCCTGGGCCTGGGCGCCACGTTTGCCGCCATGATCGCCCTTTACAACTTCTTCGCCGGCTCCATCGCCGCCGCCATAGTAGCAGCCGTTGTGATGATCATCCTCGGCTTCTTCTTCGCCGCGGTCTCGGGGAATCTGGTAGGCATCATCGGATCGTCGAATAATCCCATCAGTGGCCTCACCCTTTCCACGCTCATCATCGCCGCGCTGATGATGGTGGCCATCGGAGTGAAGGGCATGACCGGCGTGGCTGCCGTGCTGGGCGTCGCCGCCGTGGTGTGCGTGTCGTCCGCCGTCGCCGGCGAGATGCTGCAGGATCTGAAGGTCGGCCACATCCTGGGTGGCACGCCGCGCTCCATGCAGTTGGGCGACTTCATCGGTATCGCCGTGGCCAGCCTGGTGCTTTACTTCCCCCTGCTGCTGCTCCACATGGGCAACATCAAGGAGGGCGGCATCGGCTTTGGCGACGCGAAACTCTCGGCTCCGCAGGCCGGCCTGATGGCCATGCTGAGCCAGGGCATCGTCGGCGGCGACATGGCGTGGCCGCTGGTGGTGGTGGGCATCTGCATGGGCCTCGCCCTGATCCTGCTGCAGGTGAAGAGCCCCATGCTCTTCAGCGTCGGCATGTACCTGCCGCTGGAAACCACGTTCGCCATCTTCGTTGGCGGCGTGATCCGCTGGCTGATGGACGAGGCACGGGACAAGAAGGGCTTCAACGACGCACAGAAGGCGCGGGTCGAGAACGCCTCGGTGCTCATCGCGTCGGGCCTCATTGCCGGTGAAGCGCTGATGGGCCTGGTCAAGGCCGGCTTCAACATCGCCGACAAGCCGCTGGCCACGATCTTCAGCTTCTTCAACCAGCCGCCCACGGCCGCCGGCCTCATCGTCCTGGTGTTGCTGGCCCTGCTGATGATCCGCTGGCCACTGACCAAGGCGGGCGATCCGAACGAACCCGCGCCACCCACGGCGATCATGTAG